A window of Chlorobium phaeobacteroides DSM 266 genomic DNA:
TCCTGTCGGTCATGCACCAAGCACCTTCATCACCTCAGCTTTCAGTTGCGGATAGGAGATGGCGCCGGCGGTACGCCATTTCAGCTCTCCCCGATGAAACAGCATGAGCGCAGGGATGCTCTGCACCTGGTGTCGGGATGCTGCATCGGGTTGTTTATCGACATTCACCTTTACAACCGTCAATCGTCCGTTGAATTCCTGTGCAAGCTGTTTGACCACAGGGGCTACGCTCCGGCAGGGAGCGCACCATTCCGCCCAGAAATCCACAAAAACGGGAAGCTGGCTTGTTTTTATAAGATCATCAAGTGACTGAGCCATAAGAGAGTATTGATTATCGGGTTAAATAATTTCAGAACTCCATGTAACTGCACATCCCGAGGCCCTGAGCATGGCCGCTACGCTGCAATACTTCTCCATTGAGAGGCCGGTGGCTTTCTGAAGTTCAACAAGGGTGCAGTCGGGGCTTGTAAGCCGATACCTGATATGAATCGCCGTGAAAACCTTCGGATGCTCCTCCGCTCTTTCGGCCACGATATCGGCCTCGAACGAGGTCAGTTCCTTTCTCATTTTCTTGAGTATGGCGATACTGTCCATCATGGAACAGGCCCCAAGCGCCTCAAGCACCGTATCCATCGGCGAGGCGTACCTGGCGGGAGCGGTAAAATCCATTGTTGCGTCGAAAAAGGTCTTTTGCCCTTTGTCATTCAGGCCGACCAGCGGGAGTTTTCCATTAAAGGAAACGGCGACATGCATAGTATCTCTCTCTTCAGTGAAGCCTGAAATCAGAAACGGCATTCATTTCAGGACAAATACGTTATGGACTATCGGGCATCCCAATTTATGTATTCCGCGCAGTCCGGCTCCTGCATTGGGACCTTTCCTGTCGGGACGCTCTCTCTGTTTTTCACAGTGTACTCTCCCGGCTGACAGAGAGTGACAGGCGAACCTGCTGTTTCACCAGATCGCGGCGCGATTCTCTTCGCTGAGCCACATCGGATCACCAGCTCGAATACCGAAGGCTTCAAAAAAGCTTGCAGCGTGCTGTGACGGGGCAAGCATTCGATAAAGACCCTGCGGATGCGGATCGCGCGCGGTTACCTGCCAATCACAAAATATCTTAAAGAATACGCAGCAGTCATTATTAGTTCACGCATCTCCATGTTGCCGGAGTTCAACTCGCAACAAATATTTTCGACGTAATTTAAACAACGAAAATGCCCTGTCAAAAAAACGGAACAGAAAACCCGGGGCAGCATCGTCAGAGACAAAGAAAACCTCAGCGAATCACGATCTGTCGGGCTTTGGAACGGATTTCGAGTTCGGGATGAGCTGCGGCAAAACGGATGAGATCCTCTTTCTGTCGAAGGGTGAGAAACGAGCCTGGAACGATGATGCACTTTATTGGACGAGCATAGTTCAGCCATGAAGAAATTTCCCGCCGCTGTTTTTCGGCAAACCGGTAAACCCAGAGCAGCACCACATCGGCTTTGTAGAGTTCCTCCTCTTTCAATCGGCTGGTGCCGGAGATCAGAAGCAGCGAGCGCTCTCTGCTCCAGAGTTTCAGCACCTTCTCCTCCGGACGCACGATCACCATGGAGGCAAGCGCAAGGGAGTTCTCCTGCTGCCGAAGATGGCGCTTTACCGGCACCATCCCGACAAGTGAATCCGGCGAAAAAAACTGTACCGCTGCCACAGGCTCGGCCAACCTGTACTCACTGACCTGGCGCATCACTCGTTCAACGTCGCGTGATCGGGTTCCGGTATCGATCACCACCGTCTCGCCATGCGTCGAAAAGAGAACGGCAAGATTTTTTCCAAGATTCACCGTCACCACTCCCCTGCCCTGTTCCCCGGCGGAGAGAAAAGAGTACCAGAAAAACAGATTGAGACCAAGAAGCAGGGTAATGGCAAGCCTGCCCCATGTTTTTTTGTACAGATACCATGCTGCAACCGTCAGTACAGTATAGTAGATCGCCACTTCGATCATATCGGGTTTAAGTTCTATCGAGGCAAACGGGAGCTTGCTGAAAAAAAGAGCAGACTGGAGAGTCAACCAGGCAAAAAGATAGCCGCTCATGGCAAAATATGAGGCGAGATACCCTGAAACGAGGTTTACAAGCAGCATCGGCATCAGGGCATACATCAGGAGCGTTGAAAAGAGAACGACCGGCAGATTGGCGACAAGACTGACAAGTGAAAAGGTACCGAAGTAATAGGCTATAACGGGAGAAACCCCGATGATGGCGGCAAGACTGACAAAAAAACTGCTGAGCAGAAATCTCCATATCCTGCGCCATACGCCCTCTTCCTCCTTATCCGATCCGTAAAAAAGCGGATAGACCAGCAGAATGGCAAGAACCGCGGCGTTGGTCATCAGAAAACCGGGATTGAACAGGTCAAGCGGGTCAATAAACAGAATAATCACATCGGATGCGGCAAGTGAGTTGACCGCAAAGGCTTTTCTCCCGAGCGTCTCGCCACCGAGGAGCACGACCGACATGATGGCCGCACGTTTTACCGATGCGGAATTGCCGGTGACATAGCTGAAAACGAGCAGAATAAAGGCAATCAGAAGAAAAGAGATCCATCGGCCCTGAGCTGTCACCTTGACGCGCTGCAGACAGACGTGAATGCCGAGTGCGAGAAGCGCGACGTTGAAGCCCGAAACAGCAAGCACATGCGCTGTGCCGGTTCGTTTGAAGGCGTCGAAAACCTCTTCGGTCAGCACCTCCTTTTCTCCGAGCAGCACGCCCCTGACAAGCTTGCGCTCTTCGCCCGGCGGAATCAGCGTTTCAACGCTCCGGACAACATAGGCATAAACCGGCTGCACCACAAAGCGTTCAAACACACTCAGAGTGTTCCGGCCATCATGCAACACCATCCATGGACCGTGACAGTATAGCTGCACCCTGACCTGCTGAAGCATCGCATAGTATCGGGGATCGAATTCTCCACGGTTTGCAGCACCGGGAATCGCGGCAATCTGTCCCTTCACGCGAATCCTGTCGCCATAAGCCATTCGGATCTTTTCGCCCGCCGGTGCCCTCATAAACACCTTGAGCCGCTCATGAAGTGTGATTGTCCGGCCTTCAAAAAACAGCTCTTCTGCCTCCATCGTCCACTTGACTCCCTTTTCGGTACGTTCCGGCCTGTCGGCAACCCGCCCGTAGAGAATCACCTCTTTTCCGCTGTAACGTAAAAGTCCGGCTTTGGACTGATAGTGTACCAGATAGTCGCTATAGGCCGCAAAAGCAACAACCACGAAAAAAAAATACCCGATCGCCGTCAACGATAGTGGAAACGAACCTTTACGTCCAATAAACTCGTAAAAAAGAGCGCAGGAAAGCAGAATAAAAAAGAAAAGTGAGCAAGCAAGCCACGCCTCAAGCGGCACAAGAAGCAGCGTTCCGCAAAGAATACCTGCTATAACCTGTAACAGAAGCCTGAGTGCAGGATATGGAGCGAAAATTGCCGACATGAACGCAGTGTGGTTATGGTAGAGCGCAGATAAATTTCTTTACCGTAACGAAATCATTGTTTTCATATATTCTTATCTTAAAAAAAGTAACGCAAAAAAACCACACATCTCATGCTTGTCCGCGAGATCCTGAACTCCACCAGTGAACCTGTTTTCAGTTTTGAATTTTTTCCGCCTAAAAAAGAGGAGGAGTGGAATACCCTTTTTGCAACCATTGCGAGCCTGACCTCTCTCAACCCCTCCTATGTGAGCGTTACCTACGGAGCCGGTGGATCAACCCGTTCAAAAACGCATGACCTCGTCACAAGAATTCAGAAAGAGACCGGCATTACCGTTGTTTCCCATCTAACCTGCGTCTGTTCGGACAGGGAGGAAACAAGCTCCATTCTTGAAAACTATCTTGAAAACGGCATCAACAACGTCCTTGCGCTTCGCGGCGACAAGCCTCAGGGAGTAGCGACTCTTGCCGAAGCCATCAAGGATTTTGAGCATGCCGCAGACCTTATCCGGTTTATCAAAATCCGATTCCCGGCAATCGGAATCGGTGTGGCAGGATTTCCTGAAGGTCATCCTGAAACACCAAACAGGCTTAAGGAGATCGATTATCTCAAAGAGAAAATCGATGCGGGAGCAGACTATATCGTCACGCAGCTCTTTTTCGATAACAGGGATTATTTCGATTATGTTGAACGCTGCGCCATTGCCGGCATTACTGTACCGATCATTGCGGGTATCATGCCCGTTTCAACAAAAAAAGGGATGATTCGCATGTCGGAGCTTGCCCTTGGCGCAAGAATTCCGGCCCCTCTCCTCAAGCAGGTTCTCGAAAGCGACAGCGACAGGGATGTTGCTGAAATCGGCATTGACTGGGCCACCCGGCAGGTTCAGGAGCTGATCGACCAGCAGTGCAAAGGCATCCACTTCTACACCCTGAACCTCGCCGACGCCACACTGAAAATCTTCAGGAACATCAGACAATAAACACGCCTATCCGTAATCCGTTCAGAGCAGTTCGTTCTGGATAAGCTGCTCGTAGGTTTCGCGGGTGCGCACAAGCCGAACATCCTGGCCATCAACAAGAACTTCGGCAGGACGAAGCCGTCCATTATAATTGCTGCTCATAACGGCCGCATAGGCGCCTGAAGACATGACGGCAAGCAACTCACCCTCCGCTGCGTCGTCTATGGTTCGGTGCCGGGCAAAAAAGTCGCTCGATTCACAAACCGGACCAACAACATCCGCTTCAACGCTCTCCTTGTGACGGGTAACGGCGAGTACTTCATGATGCGACTGATAGAGTGCCGGACGGATAAGCTCAGTCATTCCCGCATCGACGATAAAAAACTGTTTGCCCGTATGGTTCTGTTTGCGATAGAGAATTCGCGTCAACAGCACCGAGGCATTGGCTACAAGAAACCTGCCGGGCTCAAAGATCACCTTCACGCCGGCAGGTCGAAGCAGCGGAATCAGTTTTTCGGCGAATTGAGCGATCGGCGTTGCCTGCTTAGCCGGATCGTAAGTAACGGGAAACCCGCCGCCGATATCGAAATACTCAATAGCGAATCCCTGAGCCTTGACTCGCTCTAAAATCGCAAGCAATTTTATTGTTGCCGCAACATAGTATTCCGGATCGAAAATCTGGGATCCGATATGCATGTCAAGCCCTGCAAGCCGGACATGTTTGAGTTCAGAGAGCAACATGAGCACCGCGTCAAGTTCTCCTTCATCAATTCCGAATTTCTCCTTGCTGTCTCCTGTGGTTATATAGGGATGGGTTTCAGCTGTAACGTTGGGATTGATACGAATGGCTACAAGTGCGACGTTGCCTGACTCTGCGGCAATTCGATCAATCACTGCGAGTTCAGACAACGACTCAGCCTTGAGCATGAGCACGCCGCTTCGAAGCGCGTAGGCTATCTCTTCGGCCTTTTTGCCGACACCGGCAAAAATAATCTTTTCAGGGGAAACTCCTGCCTGCAGCGCCCTGTAAAGCTCTCCTCCGGAATTGACATCGCACCCGCAACCCAACTCCCCGAACGTTTTGATGACGCTGAGATTGAAATTGGCCTTGACAGAATAACAGGTAAAATGCGGGAGCCCGGAGAAAGCCTCTTCAAACTCGTTGTACCGGGTTATGAGATTTTTTTTCGAGGTTACAAAAAGAGGGGTTCCGAAAGTATCGGCAAGATCATCAAGCCGCTGACCATCACAGCAGAGCGTGTTCTTGCTGTAATGAAAAATAGTACGTTCACTCACTGCTTGGCATTCATTTAAAGTGTTCTTAAAGCTATAATAATAGTGTTTCTTCATTTATCTGAGAAACACAAAATCCGAAACTTGCAAAATCATCTCGGAAGTCATATATTTGGAGCTCTTTACAATTATCACCAAAGAACAGATGGCTAAAGGAAAAGAAAACAGAATTGTTATCACACTTGAGTGTACCGAAGCAAAAAAAGAAGGCAAAACGGTTTCACGATACACGACAACAAAAAACAAGAAGAACACCACCGAGCGGCTTCTGCTGAAGAAGTACAATCCGAATCTCCAGCGCCATACGATTCATAAAGAGATCAAGTAGTTGAATGATCAGGAGCGAAGCGTAAAAGGTTTTACTTTTAAATCTGGTTGAAGCATAACGCAATGCCCGAATGGCGGAACTGGTAGACGCACTCGTTTCAGGGACGAGCGCCGCAAGGTGTAGGAGTTCGAATCTCCTTTCGGGCACCAATAATCTTCTCCCGCGATATGCAAATGCAGACAAAAACAGGGACAACTCCCGCGGTAAGCGCACAGATTCATTTTTCAGCATGCAAGCATGGTGTGCACCTTTTCACAAGAGAGGTGCTTTTTTTATGCTTTTATAATCCAAAACAAAGGTCGTAGTGGATCATACAAAAATCAACCTTCTTGTCAGGCTTCAGTACCTTGACAATTTGATGGAAAACATCGTCAGTCTTCAGAAAGGTCTGCCCGAAGAGATAAATGCACTTGAAGAAGACCTTGCTTTTACCAAACGCCAGATTGAAGCAAGAAAAAAAGTCGCTGATGAGCACACCAAAAAGAAGCTCCATCTTCTTGAAGCCATTAGTGAGTGTAAGCACAAAATCCTCACATTCAAGGAAAAGCAGACCCTTGCCCGCAACAACAAGGAGTACGATGCTCTCTCAAAGCAGATCGAGTATGAAGAAAAAGAGATCGCTCAGGGAGAAATACAGCTTCAGGATATTGCCCATGCCGAACAGCGTACTCTGGAAACACATCAGAAGGGTCGCCAGCTTATCAACGAGAACCGTTACGATGAGATTGCAGAAGATATGATTCCTGATGATGTCCTCAAGCAGCAACTTGAAGATCTCACCAGACAGGTTGAGCTGAAAAAAGATGAACTGAACGGCATCGTCATTGAAACTGCTGATGACGTAGAGACCTTGAAGGTAAAAATAAGCGACCAGCGACGCCATATTGAAAAAGAAGCCCACCGACTGATTGATAAATATGATCATCTCAGAAGCGGAACTCTTCAGAATGCCGTTGTCAAACTCAACAGAAATGCCTGCTCAGGATGCAATACAAGAGTACCGACCAACCGTCACACCATGATTGTGCAGGGAGGATTCTATCTTTGTGAGTCATGCGGGCGAATTGTGGTGCATGAACGACTTTTTGACGAAGCTGCCGACTGAATTTTTTCCGGCAATTTCAGGTTCCCGATTATTGAAGATTTTTTATAAAGCTGAAACCGCAAGTGTGCAGTCGCTGTGTAACTACAGGTTATACAGAGGAAAGTCCGAACTTCCCAGGGCAGGGTGCCGGTCGAGAGCCCTTGTGGCTCAAGCCCGGGGGCAGCGGTGCAAACCGTTTGTCACAGAGAGTGCAACAGAAAAAAAACCGCTCCGGGAAACCGGAGTAAGGGTGAAAAGGCGGTGTAAGAGACCACCAGACATTTCAGAAATGGGATGTGCTTGGCAAACCTCCCCGAAGCAAGGCTAAATAGGAATGCTTTTCCTTTACGGAAAGAGAGTTGCCCGCTCAATTCTTCTTCGGAAGAGAGTTTTCGGGTAAGCCGCATCAGATAAATGGCTGCAGTTTTATCCGGATTCCGGATAATTCACAGAATTCGGCTTACAGCTTCGGTTTTGGCTTTATTTTTTTCAGGCATCGCTTATTATCCATCATTGGATTTGAGCGGTGCCTTTTTTATTGCAACTCCCCGACCTGCGAAAAGAAAAGCCGATCAATTAACCGCTACTGGTCTTCGCCGAGAACCATCACTGTTGGAACCCGGGAGTCGCCAACGGTAACAATAACAGAGAGCGGATGGCAGCATACCTCGCAATCTTCAATATACTCCTGATCTCCTTCTGAACAGTCAATCTGCATTTCCACTATCTCGCCGCAATAGGGACATTGAACCGAGACCGTTTCAACGATATTCATGGCTCTTTTTCGTTATTGGTTATAATCAACACATCCTGTAAACTGGTTATTGAAAGGTAATATCAATTTTGGTTTTACTTTCAACCTTAACCCCCGGAATTTTTTCAAGCAGTTTCTGCAACACTTCAGGATTGGGTTCCGGGCCGAGCTCCGTCAATAAGGCAAATTGACTTGCGTTTTCCATCAGCTTGTCGAAATCAACATCCACGAGCGTCACTCTCTTATCGGTTCTATGCATTGCGTTTGTGCCAAGAAGAGTTCCATCAATATCGACCGCAAGAAATACGTGCATCCCCCTGAAAACTTCTTGCATAAACTTTGTCATCATCTCCCTCTGCTCTGGTGTTACAGAAGTAGCCGCCGCCGATGAAGAGCCTGTCGATGAACTGCTCTGCTCCTGATCCTGCATGACCATAAGCCTGGAAGGGGTGCCCTTCTCCAGGGCAAACCGGACATACTGGTTTTTCTTTTTCTGCCCGTCACTACCGATTGAGGAATCCCGAGCGGTTCCTTTATTCGGATTTCGATTTATGAGAAGCTGATCGATATTATTAAAAGCATAGAGCGCTTCGTACCCTTTATGACTTTTTGTCGCCACGGGATGAATAGAGAGAAAACGCACGCCCTCCCCCATTTCGTGCGCTCTCTTTTTCAGCTCGCTTTTGTCAGGCATATCTCCCGACCTCTTTTTTTGATCTTTTTCAACAAGCTCCACCATCTGACCGAGAGAGGCGTTGCTCATCAGCATCCGCTCGGCTACGGTACCTGTGCCGTCGGGCCTGACCGTAATAATGGTGCTGACGTCGAAGCAGCCCGAGAGCGAAACCACAAAAAAAAGAAGACCACACAGTTTAAAGACAGGGTGCCGCATATAATCCTTTATGTTTTTTATCCTTTCTTTCACCGGAGTTTTTTCAGTCTTTGGCATGCCTCCTTAAGCACGGAGTCTTCCTTGGCAAAACAGAATCGAACGACATCTTCCCCTGCGTAGTTCTGAAAAAAAGCGCTTCCCGGCACCGCAGCAACCCCTGTCGTACGAAGGATGTGCATAGCGCGCTCCTTGCTTGTCGTTCCAGGAAGACGGGATACATCAGCAAGCACATAATATGCTCCGTCCGGAATAAACGGATAAAGGCCTGCCAGAGAAAGAGCTTCGCAAAAACGGTCGCGCTTTGCCTGATACTCAATGGAGAGCATACGGTAATACTCATCGCCGAGCTCAAGCAGCCCTTTTGCCACACCTGCCTGCAAAGGAGCCGGCGCGCAAACGTAGATGAGGTCATTGAAATAGCCGATCGCCTGCGCCCATTTTGCATCGGCAATCACATATCCTATCCGCCATCCGGTTACGCTGAAGGTCTTGGA
This region includes:
- the trxA gene encoding thioredoxin; translation: MAQSLDDLIKTSQLPVFVDFWAEWCAPCRSVAPVVKQLAQEFNGRLTVVKVNVDKQPDAASRHQVQSIPALMLFHRGELKWRTAGAISYPQLKAEVMKVLGA
- a CDS encoding ComEC/Rec2 family competence protein, encoding MSAIFAPYPALRLLLQVIAGILCGTLLLVPLEAWLACSLFFFILLSCALFYEFIGRKGSFPLSLTAIGYFFFVVVAFAAYSDYLVHYQSKAGLLRYSGKEVILYGRVADRPERTEKGVKWTMEAEELFFEGRTITLHERLKVFMRAPAGEKIRMAYGDRIRVKGQIAAIPGAANRGEFDPRYYAMLQQVRVQLYCHGPWMVLHDGRNTLSVFERFVVQPVYAYVVRSVETLIPPGEERKLVRGVLLGEKEVLTEEVFDAFKRTGTAHVLAVSGFNVALLALGIHVCLQRVKVTAQGRWISFLLIAFILLVFSYVTGNSASVKRAAIMSVVLLGGETLGRKAFAVNSLAASDVIILFIDPLDLFNPGFLMTNAAVLAILLVYPLFYGSDKEEEGVWRRIWRFLLSSFFVSLAAIIGVSPVIAYYFGTFSLVSLVANLPVVLFSTLLMYALMPMLLVNLVSGYLASYFAMSGYLFAWLTLQSALFFSKLPFASIELKPDMIEVAIYYTVLTVAAWYLYKKTWGRLAITLLLGLNLFFWYSFLSAGEQGRGVVTVNLGKNLAVLFSTHGETVVIDTGTRSRDVERVMRQVSEYRLAEPVAAVQFFSPDSLVGMVPVKRHLRQQENSLALASMVIVRPEEKVLKLWSRERSLLLISGTSRLKEEELYKADVVLLWVYRFAEKQRREISSWLNYARPIKCIIVPGSFLTLRQKEDLIRFAAAHPELEIRSKARQIVIR
- the metF gene encoding methylenetetrahydrofolate reductase [NAD(P)H] translates to MLVREILNSTSEPVFSFEFFPPKKEEEWNTLFATIASLTSLNPSYVSVTYGAGGSTRSKTHDLVTRIQKETGITVVSHLTCVCSDREETSSILENYLENGINNVLALRGDKPQGVATLAEAIKDFEHAADLIRFIKIRFPAIGIGVAGFPEGHPETPNRLKEIDYLKEKIDAGADYIVTQLFFDNRDYFDYVERCAIAGITVPIIAGIMPVSTKKGMIRMSELALGARIPAPLLKQVLESDSDRDVAEIGIDWATRQVQELIDQQCKGIHFYTLNLADATLKIFRNIRQ
- a CDS encoding CPXCG motif-containing cysteine-rich protein, translating into MNIVETVSVQCPYCGEIVEMQIDCSEGDQEYIEDCEVCCHPLSVIVTVGDSRVPTVMVLGEDQ
- a CDS encoding OsmC family protein; amino-acid sequence: MHVAVSFNGKLPLVGLNDKGQKTFFDATMDFTAPARYASPMDTVLEALGACSMMDSIAILKKMRKELTSFEADIVAERAEEHPKVFTAIHIRYRLTSPDCTLVELQKATGLSMEKYCSVAAMLRASGCAVTWSSEII
- a CDS encoding zinc ribbon domain-containing protein — encoded protein: MDHTKINLLVRLQYLDNLMENIVSLQKGLPEEINALEEDLAFTKRQIEARKKVADEHTKKKLHLLEAISECKHKILTFKEKQTLARNNKEYDALSKQIEYEEKEIAQGEIQLQDIAHAEQRTLETHQKGRQLINENRYDEIAEDMIPDDVLKQQLEDLTRQVELKKDELNGIVIETADDVETLKVKISDQRRHIEKEAHRLIDKYDHLRSGTLQNAVVKLNRNACSGCNTRVPTNRHTMIVQGGFYLCESCGRIVVHERLFDEAAD
- the lysA gene encoding diaminopimelate decarboxylase, with product MSERTIFHYSKNTLCCDGQRLDDLADTFGTPLFVTSKKNLITRYNEFEEAFSGLPHFTCYSVKANFNLSVIKTFGELGCGCDVNSGGELYRALQAGVSPEKIIFAGVGKKAEEIAYALRSGVLMLKAESLSELAVIDRIAAESGNVALVAIRINPNVTAETHPYITTGDSKEKFGIDEGELDAVLMLLSELKHVRLAGLDMHIGSQIFDPEYYVAATIKLLAILERVKAQGFAIEYFDIGGGFPVTYDPAKQATPIAQFAEKLIPLLRPAGVKVIFEPGRFLVANASVLLTRILYRKQNHTGKQFFIVDAGMTELIRPALYQSHHEVLAVTRHKESVEADVVGPVCESSDFFARHRTIDDAAEGELLAVMSSGAYAAVMSSNYNGRLRPAEVLVDGQDVRLVRTRETYEQLIQNELL
- the rpmG gene encoding 50S ribosomal protein L33, with the protein product MAKGKENRIVITLECTEAKKEGKTVSRYTTTKNKKNTTERLLLKKYNPNLQRHTIHKEIK